Proteins from a genomic interval of Psychrobacter urativorans:
- the nhaA gene encoding Na+/H+ antiporter NhaA produces the protein MAIRRIKAFFDLEASGGIVLALAAIAAMIIANTPLNTWYESFIHAPVAIQIGGFAIAKDAHHWINDGLMAVFFFLVGLELKREVLIGELSNLKQIILPAGAALGGMIAPAIVYVAFNHNNPEYLKGWAIPTATDIAFALGILSLLGNRVPNSLKVFLVSIAIFDDIGAILIIALFYTSDLSLGSLALAGLCLPFLYLLNRRNVTSITPYILIGVIMWIFVLKSGIHATLAGVVLALFIPMFDRTDPEHSPLEELEHDLQNTVSYGILPLFAFANAGISLKGAGVAELFHSVPLGIAAGLFIGKQLGVMIMCWVIFKLGISTMPKGMNFKQIYGAALLCGVGFTMSLFIGGLAFGGDTPLFDERLGIIMGSIVSGIAGYLMLKVALKDNVSGKSVDLIHH, from the coding sequence ATGGCAATAAGAAGAATTAAAGCCTTTTTTGATCTTGAGGCATCAGGCGGCATTGTGTTGGCGCTCGCTGCCATCGCTGCCATGATTATTGCCAATACGCCTCTCAATACGTGGTATGAATCCTTTATTCATGCCCCCGTTGCTATCCAAATTGGTGGCTTTGCCATTGCTAAAGACGCTCATCATTGGATTAATGATGGTCTTATGGCGGTTTTCTTTTTTTTAGTCGGACTTGAGCTCAAGCGCGAAGTGCTCATTGGCGAGCTATCCAATCTAAAGCAGATTATTTTGCCCGCAGGTGCAGCATTAGGCGGCATGATTGCACCCGCCATCGTATATGTGGCGTTTAACCACAATAATCCCGAATATTTAAAAGGTTGGGCAATTCCCACCGCAACCGATATTGCTTTTGCCTTAGGTATCCTAAGTTTATTGGGCAATCGCGTTCCCAATTCCTTAAAAGTATTCTTGGTATCTATCGCTATTTTTGATGATATTGGCGCTATTTTAATTATTGCCTTATTTTATACCAGTGATTTATCTTTAGGCTCGCTGGCGCTTGCGGGTTTATGCTTACCATTTTTATATTTGCTCAACCGTCGCAACGTAACCAGCATTACGCCGTATATTCTTATCGGTGTCATCATGTGGATTTTTGTGCTGAAGTCTGGTATTCATGCGACCTTAGCAGGTGTCGTATTAGCACTATTTATCCCAATGTTCGACCGCACTGACCCTGAACATTCACCATTAGAAGAGCTGGAACACGACTTACAAAATACGGTTTCTTATGGCATTTTGCCGCTATTTGCCTTTGCCAATGCGGGTATTTCGCTAAAAGGCGCTGGCGTTGCTGAGCTGTTCCATTCTGTGCCACTTGGTATTGCTGCTGGACTATTTATCGGTAAACAGTTAGGCGTGATGATTATGTGCTGGGTTATCTTTAAACTCGGTATCTCAACGATGCCAAAAGGTATGAATTTTAAGCAAATCTACGGTGCGGCATTATTATGCGGTGTGGGCTTTACCATGAGTTTATTCATCGGTGGCTTGGCATTTGGTGGCGATACGCCGCTATTTGATGAGCGTTTAGGTATTATTATGGGTTCAATCGTGTCTGGTATTGCCGGTTATCTCATGCTAAAAGTGGCGTTAAAAGACAATGTCAGTGGTAAGTCGGTAGATTTAATCCATCATTAA